From Psychroflexus torquis ATCC 700755, the proteins below share one genomic window:
- a CDS encoding N-formylglutamate amidohydrolase: MTCEHANNALPKKYRSYFSEFKQRLKTHQGYDLGAFSIFKNLKPLATFSSYYNWSRLLIEVNRSLQHSQLFSSISKSFSEEEKRELIEDYYRPYRDGIQKKIHTYIKKGESVLHLSVHSFTPVLEGDTRNTEVGLLYDPRRSEEKRWARHFKKDLNAHLSDQRIRMNYPYLGKADGFTTSLRQEFQEQYIGIELELNQKLFAKVGHGKYLGRALYKSLQKNLDW; the protein is encoded by the coding sequence TTGACTTGTGAGCATGCAAATAATGCTTTGCCAAAAAAATATAGATCTTATTTTTCCGAATTCAAGCAAAGATTAAAAACACATCAAGGATACGATCTTGGAGCATTCAGTATATTTAAAAACCTCAAACCTTTAGCTACATTTTCATCTTATTATAACTGGAGTCGGCTTTTGATAGAAGTCAATAGATCCCTTCAGCATTCTCAACTTTTTTCTAGTATTTCAAAATCATTTAGTGAAGAAGAAAAGCGAGAACTTATAGAAGACTATTATAGGCCATATCGAGATGGGATTCAGAAGAAAATACATACTTATATTAAAAAGGGAGAGTCTGTGTTGCATCTGTCGGTTCATAGTTTTACACCAGTTTTGGAGGGAGACACAAGAAATACAGAGGTGGGTTTGCTTTATGATCCCAGAAGATCTGAAGAAAAAAGATGGGCGAGGCATTTTAAAAAGGACTTAAATGCCCATTTATCAGATCAACGAATAAGGATGAACTATCCCTATTTAGGCAAAGCAGATGGCTTTACAACTAGTTTAAGGCAGGAGTTTCAAGAACAATATATCGGAATAGAATTAGAATTAAATCAGAAATTATTTGCAAAAGTAGGACATGGTAAGTATCTTGGTAGAGCACTTTATAAATCTCTACAGAAGAACTTAGATTGGTAA
- a CDS encoding CPBP family intramembrane glutamic endopeptidase, translating to MKDYIALASKGYHEWWRYLVGAFLIFIIWQVGSIPFLAAVTYKLMAEGNGISEIGNYEVQMGTLDSNLTFFLMLFSFAVGFFGVWLIVRFLHNQKFKDLLTTRAKFDWKRVAFGFSIVGFFIVIMTILDYVINPDDYLWNFKWDQFIILAIIGIIMVPIQATFEELYFRGYFMQGLGVIFKNRWLPLIATSLGFGLLHLGNPEVGKLGYIIMVSYIGTGFLLGIMALMDEGLELSIGYHAGNNLITALLVTADWTAFQTESILIYTEEPMVGFDVFFPVLIVYPIYLLVMAKVYKWKNWKSKLFGKVILPESTR from the coding sequence ATGAAAGATTACATCGCATTAGCATCAAAAGGATATCATGAATGGTGGAGATATCTAGTAGGTGCGTTTTTAATATTCATAATTTGGCAAGTGGGGTCAATCCCTTTTTTAGCTGCTGTTACATATAAATTGATGGCAGAAGGAAATGGTATTTCTGAAATTGGTAATTATGAAGTACAAATGGGTACGTTAGACTCCAACCTCACTTTTTTCTTGATGTTGTTTTCTTTTGCTGTTGGTTTTTTTGGAGTTTGGCTTATAGTAAGATTTTTACACAACCAGAAATTTAAAGACCTCTTAACCACCAGAGCTAAATTTGACTGGAAGCGCGTTGCATTCGGGTTTAGCATCGTTGGTTTTTTTATAGTAATTATGACTATTTTGGACTATGTGATTAATCCAGATGACTATTTATGGAACTTTAAATGGGATCAATTTATCATTCTAGCCATCATTGGTATTATAATGGTGCCTATTCAAGCCACTTTTGAAGAGCTTTATTTCAGAGGGTATTTTATGCAAGGTTTAGGCGTTATTTTTAAAAACCGATGGTTGCCTCTTATAGCAACCTCACTGGGGTTTGGACTTCTACATCTTGGAAATCCAGAAGTTGGAAAACTCGGGTATATCATTATGGTAAGTTATATTGGTACGGGTTTTCTTTTGGGAATTATGGCGCTAATGGATGAAGGTTTAGAACTATCAATTGGTTATCACGCCGGGAATAATTTAATTACAGCTTTGCTGGTTACCGCAGACTGGACTGCTTTTCAGACAGAGTCAATTTTGATTTATACGGAAGAACCCATGGTAGGTTTTGATGTCTTTTTTCCAGTTCTTATCGTTTATCCTATTTATTTATTGGTAATGGCTAAAGTTTATAAATGGAAAAACTGGAAATCTAAACTTTTTGGAAAGGTGATTTTGCCTGAATCAACACGATAA
- a CDS encoding o-succinylbenzoate synthase, with the protein MKATYFKHTLNFKQPSGTSRGVLKTKDSWFIKFEDDVKYGIGECGLLKGLSIDPIEEYEATLHWVCENIHLGLDVLYLKLADYPSIQFGLEMAFNSFSSSNPYVLFPSEFTEGKKGMVINGLIWMGEKSFMKSQIQEKIKQGFSCIKLKIGAIDFTSELDLLRYIRSEFSASEVELRVDANGAFSKDSALEKLKQLSEFNLHSIEQPIAAGQWESMADFCRQTPLPIALDEELIGLKDVTKKEKALLTIQPQFIILKPSLIGGFKGSQEWIDLANKHHIKWWMTSALESNIGLNAISQFTFMQHNEMPQGLGTGSLYTNNMQSPLTVEGEKIKYKPEYPWENKFNL; encoded by the coding sequence ATGAAAGCAACTTACTTTAAACATACATTGAATTTCAAACAACCAAGTGGAACCTCAAGAGGAGTTTTGAAAACAAAAGACTCTTGGTTTATCAAATTTGAGGACGATGTTAAGTATGGAATAGGTGAGTGTGGACTTCTAAAAGGATTGAGTATTGATCCTATAGAAGAGTATGAAGCAACTCTTCATTGGGTGTGTGAAAATATCCATTTAGGCTTAGATGTCTTATATCTTAAATTAGCAGATTATCCTTCTATTCAATTTGGTTTAGAAATGGCGTTCAACTCTTTTTCTTCTTCAAACCCTTATGTTCTTTTTCCTTCAGAATTTACCGAAGGAAAAAAGGGAATGGTCATTAACGGATTGATTTGGATGGGCGAGAAGTCTTTTATGAAATCTCAAATTCAAGAGAAAATCAAACAAGGTTTCAGTTGTATTAAGCTTAAAATTGGGGCTATCGACTTTACATCAGAATTAGACTTGTTGAGGTACATCCGAAGTGAATTTTCAGCGTCAGAAGTCGAATTGAGAGTAGATGCTAATGGGGCATTTTCTAAAGATTCTGCTTTAGAAAAATTAAAGCAACTCAGTGAATTTAATTTACATAGTATCGAACAGCCTATTGCCGCAGGACAATGGGAATCTATGGCGGACTTTTGTAGACAAACACCTCTACCAATTGCTTTAGACGAAGAATTAATTGGCCTTAAAGATGTAACAAAAAAGGAAAAAGCTTTACTAACTATACAACCTCAGTTTATTATTTTAAAACCAAGTCTTATTGGTGGCTTTAAAGGCTCACAGGAATGGATAGATTTGGCAAATAAACACCATATAAAATGGTGGATGACTAGCGCCTTAGAAAGCAATATTGGACTAAATGCGATTTCGCAATTTACATTTATGCAACACAATGAAATGCCTCAAGGCTTAGGAACCGGAAGCCTTTATACAAATAATATGCAAAGTCCCTTAACGGTAGAGGGAGAAAAGATCAAGTACAAACCAGAATACCCTTGGGAAAATAAATTCAATTTATGA
- a CDS encoding CAL67264 family membrane protein has protein sequence MNKNTVLAWATFIMIIVGLGLIALGAFRYNEIAGWGFASVGIGFFAIAWVFNALKGRV, from the coding sequence ATGAATAAGAATACTGTTTTAGCTTGGGCTACTTTTATTATGATCATTGTAGGTTTAGGACTAATTGCTTTAGGAGCGTTTAGATATAATGAAATTGCAGGATGGGGTTTTGCTTCGGTAGGGATTGGTTTTTTTGCAATAGCTTGGGTATTTAATGCGCTAAAAGGAAGAGTTTAA
- a CDS encoding AMP-binding protein — translation MMVSTPFAIHPNFKINGIHFDRNELYSVAYSYVKEGEAYEEKIGDFLIDWLNDDYDTIKVRTSGSTGDPKVYFIDKQKMVNSALATGKFFKVKEGTKALLCLPADYIGGRMMLVRAMILGWDLDIVEPKSNPLDNLFKTYDVCAMTPFQMDYSLGRLHLIKKLIVGGGTVSEHLIGLIQGIPAKVFEVYGMTETISHIAARRLNPKKDNKEKRPFKALPNVSISKNEDNCLIIKAPKILEEELQTNDIVEVLTFKKFYWKGRLDNIINSGGVKIFPESVEEKLQKRITQRFFIAGLADDSLGEQVVLFVEAPQNEKFLSDLKEVVKKLKTFDKYERPKNVYLIEKFEETPSGKIHRQKTLKKLMG, via the coding sequence ATGATGGTCAGTACTCCTTTTGCAATACATCCTAATTTCAAAATTAATGGGATTCATTTTGATAGAAATGAATTGTATTCAGTTGCCTATAGTTATGTAAAAGAAGGTGAGGCTTATGAAGAAAAAATTGGAGATTTTTTAATCGATTGGCTTAATGATGATTATGATACAATTAAAGTAAGAACTTCTGGGTCTACTGGAGATCCTAAAGTCTACTTTATAGACAAACAAAAGATGGTTAATAGTGCCTTAGCTACAGGTAAATTCTTCAAAGTAAAAGAGGGCACCAAAGCTTTACTCTGCTTACCTGCAGATTATATTGGTGGCAGAATGATGCTGGTTCGAGCAATGATTTTAGGATGGGATTTGGACATTGTAGAGCCTAAATCCAACCCCCTAGATAATCTTTTTAAAACCTATGATGTCTGTGCTATGACTCCCTTTCAAATGGACTATTCTTTAGGGAGATTGCATTTAATTAAAAAATTAATTGTTGGCGGTGGCACCGTTTCTGAACATCTTATTGGTTTAATCCAAGGTATACCCGCCAAAGTTTTTGAAGTTTATGGGATGACAGAAACCATTTCTCATATTGCAGCCAGAAGGCTAAATCCTAAAAAGGATAATAAAGAAAAGCGTCCTTTTAAAGCTTTACCTAATGTAAGTATTTCAAAAAACGAGGATAATTGTCTTATTATAAAAGCACCAAAAATTTTAGAAGAAGAGCTTCAGACGAACGACATCGTTGAGGTTTTAACTTTTAAAAAATTCTATTGGAAAGGAAGGTTGGATAACATCATCAATTCTGGGGGCGTTAAAATATTTCCAGAATCTGTTGAAGAAAAACTTCAAAAACGTATTACTCAACGTTTTTTTATAGCTGGTTTAGCAGATGATTCTTTAGGTGAACAAGTGGTTTTGTTTGTAGAAGCTCCCCAAAACGAAAAGTTCTTAAGCGATTTAAAAGAGGTCGTCAAAAAACTAAAGACATTTGATAAATATGAAAGGCCTAAAAATGTTTATCTCATAGAAAAGTTTGAAGAAACTCCTTCTGGTAAAATTCATCGTCAAAAGACCTTAAAAAAATTGATGGGGTAA
- the ettA gene encoding energy-dependent translational throttle protein EttA — MADDKKVIFSMSGVSKTYPGEDKPVLKNIYLSFFYGAKIGILGLNGSGKSTLMKIISGIEKNYRGDVVFSQDYSVGYLEQEPELDPEKTVLEIVKEGVSDVVAILDEYNKINDDFGLPEVYENAEKMEKLMDRQAALQDKIDATNAWELDNKLEVAMDALRTPASDQKIENLSGGEKRRVALCRLLLQEPDVLLLDEPTNHLDAESVHWLEHHLQQYKGTVIAVTHDRYFLDNVAGWILELDRGEGIPWKGNYSSWLDQKSKRMAKENKQASKRQKTLERELEWVKMAPKGRQSKQKARLNNYDKLMSQDQEKLDEKLEIYIPNGPRLGNNVIDASGVSKGFDEKLLYDNLNFKLPQAGIVGVIGPNGAGKTTIFKMIMDEIQPDKGEFVVGETAKIAYVDQAHSNIDPDKSIWENFSEGQDLVMMGGKKVNSRAYLSRFNFNGSEQNKKVNKLSGGERNRLHLAMTLKEEGNVLLLDEPTNDLDVNTLRALEEGLESFAGCAVVISHDRWFLDRICTHILAFEGNSEVYFFEGSFSEYEENKKKRLGGDLMPKRIKYKKLVR; from the coding sequence ATGGCAGATGATAAAAAAGTGATATTCTCCATGTCGGGAGTATCCAAAACATATCCAGGTGAAGATAAGCCTGTTTTAAAGAATATATATCTAAGTTTTTTTTACGGTGCAAAAATTGGGATTTTAGGGCTTAATGGTTCTGGAAAATCTACTTTGATGAAAATAATTTCCGGAATCGAAAAAAACTACCGTGGTGATGTTGTCTTTTCCCAAGACTATTCCGTAGGATATCTTGAGCAAGAACCCGAACTGGATCCTGAAAAAACAGTGCTGGAGATTGTAAAAGAAGGAGTTTCTGATGTGGTAGCGATCTTAGATGAATACAACAAAATCAATGATGATTTTGGGTTACCAGAGGTATATGAAAATGCCGAAAAGATGGAAAAATTAATGGATCGTCAAGCAGCACTTCAAGATAAAATTGACGCTACCAATGCTTGGGAACTCGATAATAAGCTTGAAGTAGCTATGGATGCTTTAAGAACACCCGCTTCCGATCAAAAAATCGAAAATCTATCAGGTGGAGAAAAGCGGCGTGTAGCTTTATGTCGTTTACTTCTTCAAGAACCAGATGTTCTTCTTCTCGATGAGCCAACCAACCACTTAGATGCAGAATCTGTGCATTGGCTTGAGCATCATTTGCAACAATACAAGGGAACTGTTATTGCAGTAACTCACGATAGATATTTTCTGGATAATGTAGCAGGTTGGATTTTGGAACTAGATAGAGGAGAAGGGATTCCTTGGAAGGGAAACTATTCGTCTTGGTTAGATCAAAAATCTAAGCGAATGGCTAAAGAAAATAAGCAAGCTAGCAAACGTCAAAAAACATTGGAGCGTGAGCTAGAATGGGTTAAAATGGCTCCAAAAGGAAGACAATCTAAACAAAAAGCTAGATTGAATAATTATGATAAGTTGATGAGTCAAGACCAAGAAAAGCTAGATGAAAAACTTGAAATTTATATTCCTAATGGACCGCGTTTAGGTAACAACGTGATTGATGCCAGTGGAGTAAGCAAAGGGTTTGATGAGAAGTTATTGTACGACAACTTAAATTTCAAACTTCCTCAAGCTGGTATTGTTGGAGTAATTGGCCCTAATGGTGCTGGTAAAACGACTATTTTTAAAATGATAATGGATGAAATTCAACCTGATAAGGGTGAATTTGTAGTTGGTGAGACTGCTAAAATTGCTTACGTAGATCAAGCTCACTCTAATATTGATCCAGATAAATCCATCTGGGAAAACTTTAGTGAAGGACAAGATCTAGTCATGATGGGCGGTAAAAAAGTTAATTCTAGAGCTTATTTAAGTCGTTTTAATTTTAATGGTAGCGAACAAAATAAGAAAGTTAACAAATTGTCTGGTGGAGAACGCAACAGACTTCATTTAGCAATGACGTTGAAAGAAGAAGGTAATGTTTTGCTTTTGGATGAGCCAACCAATGATCTAGATGTTAACACACTTAGAGCCTTGGAAGAAGGTTTAGAAAGCTTTGCAGGGTGTGCTGTAGTTATTTCTCACGACAGATGGTTTCTAGATAGAATTTGTACTCATATTCTTGCTTTTGAAGGGAATTCTGAAGTTTATTTTTTCGAAGGTAGCTTTAGTGAATATGAGGAAAATAAGAAAAAACGTTTGGGCGGTGATTTAATGCCAAAACGAATTAAATATAAAAAATTGGTTAGATAA
- a CDS encoding endonuclease — protein MNKITFLVFCLLSQFIFSQKVIINEVDSDTPGVDTQEFIELRTQVVESPLDGYVLVFFNGSSSGADSSYFAMSLDGFVTDFNGLFVVGGPELTPSPNYRLLRNFIQNGADAVAVYKGSVEDFEEGTLATIDNLVDALVYGTSDPEDQNLLNLLLQTEQIDEDVNGNSDSESMQRNFDGSWFVSAPTPRIPNDGSGITPVFIDVTTSSNLVNEGDSFTIDFETSEPLMEEIMITFSLINGGFTEEDYTGQTSVTLSAGTNSGSVAINLVDDEVDEGDEFISIAVDILGEPYILNSNFIQVIAIDDDFTIADWGTPIHPTFDKVEPTGPSDYFESLNGESGPNLSQAIQDIIAEEGVVKIHTYSDIIDILKSADQSPMNSNEVWLAYREESRPKYLYQLSSSGTGFWNREHVYPRSRGGFFSIEDDEIATGINEWWVTNADSLRHANSDAHGLRATDANENSSRGNQHFGEYIGPEGTLGSFRGDVARAVFYLSIRFNDLSVVDGFPDSTGQLGDLQTLLQWHLDDPVDDFEMNRNNIAYTWQNNRNPFIDYPELASYLWGNNQGEVWNQSLSVTQNMTEEMLIYPNPASNYIQLQGILKDSLIQMYSMTGKKVLETKVNSGDRIALELSAGVYLVRVMCNSKVMTKKLIIN, from the coding sequence ATGAACAAAATTACTTTTTTAGTATTCTGTTTATTAAGTCAGTTTATCTTTTCTCAAAAAGTTATAATAAACGAAGTAGATTCTGATACCCCTGGCGTAGATACTCAAGAATTTATAGAGTTGAGAACTCAAGTTGTAGAGTCACCATTGGATGGGTATGTTCTCGTTTTTTTTAATGGTTCCAGTTCTGGAGCAGACTCCAGTTACTTTGCTATGAGTCTTGACGGTTTTGTGACTGACTTTAACGGATTATTTGTAGTAGGTGGACCTGAACTTACTCCAAGTCCTAACTATCGATTGCTTAGAAATTTCATTCAAAATGGAGCAGATGCTGTTGCTGTCTACAAGGGCAGTGTGGAAGATTTTGAAGAAGGAACTCTCGCCACTATAGATAATCTTGTAGACGCCCTAGTTTATGGGACAAGTGATCCAGAAGATCAAAACTTATTAAATCTCCTTTTACAAACCGAACAAATAGACGAGGATGTGAATGGTAATTCGGACTCAGAATCCATGCAAAGAAACTTTGATGGATCTTGGTTTGTCAGCGCACCAACTCCTAGAATACCAAATGATGGAAGTGGAATAACTCCTGTTTTTATAGACGTCACAACAAGTTCCAATCTTGTCAACGAAGGTGATAGCTTTACCATTGATTTTGAAACTTCAGAACCGTTGATGGAGGAGATCATGATTACTTTCAGTTTGATCAACGGAGGGTTTACTGAAGAGGATTATACAGGACAGACCTCTGTCACTCTTTCCGCAGGTACAAACTCAGGTTCTGTAGCTATTAATCTAGTTGATGATGAGGTAGACGAAGGCGATGAGTTTATCTCCATAGCAGTTGATATTCTTGGTGAGCCCTATATTTTGAATAGTAATTTTATTCAAGTTATTGCCATTGATGATGATTTTACTATTGCCGATTGGGGCACTCCTATTCATCCAACTTTCGATAAAGTCGAGCCCACGGGACCATCTGATTATTTCGAAAGCTTGAATGGAGAATCTGGTCCTAATCTAAGTCAGGCTATACAAGATATCATTGCTGAAGAAGGAGTGGTTAAAATTCATACCTATTCAGATATTATTGATATTCTTAAATCTGCTGATCAAAGCCCGATGAATAGCAACGAAGTCTGGTTAGCCTACAGAGAGGAGTCTAGACCCAAATACCTCTATCAACTTAGTTCATCTGGAACTGGATTTTGGAACAGGGAGCATGTTTATCCTAGGTCCAGAGGTGGTTTTTTTAGTATAGAAGACGATGAGATTGCTACAGGAATTAATGAATGGTGGGTGACCAATGCAGATTCCTTAAGACATGCAAATTCTGATGCTCATGGCCTAAGAGCCACAGATGCTAATGAGAATAGTTCAAGAGGTAACCAACATTTTGGAGAATATATAGGACCCGAAGGAACTCTAGGTAGTTTTAGAGGGGACGTAGCACGAGCTGTATTTTATTTATCTATACGCTTTAATGATCTTTCGGTCGTAGATGGTTTTCCAGATAGCACTGGTCAGCTTGGCGATTTGCAAACCTTATTGCAATGGCATCTAGACGATCCAGTGGATGATTTTGAAATGAACAGGAATAATATAGCGTATACTTGGCAAAACAATAGAAATCCCTTTATAGATTATCCAGAGCTAGCAAGTTATCTCTGGGGAAATAATCAAGGAGAAGTTTGGAACCAGTCCCTTTCAGTAACTCAAAACATGACAGAAGAGATGTTGATTTATCCTAATCCTGCTTCAAATTATATTCAGCTTCAAGGAATTTTAAAAGACTCTCTTATTCAAATGTATTCAATGACAGGTAAAAAAGTTTTGGAGACTAAAGTAAACTCTGGAGATCGGATAGCATTGGAGTTGAGTGCTGGTGTTTACCTCGTAAGAGTTATGTGTAATTCCAAAGTGATGACCAAAAAACTTATCATCAATTAA
- a CDS encoding RimK family alpha-L-glutamate ligase → MNKLIVVSQPEKWPISTEHTSIITSQDYLTKPEYANLKNARVFNLSDQYSYQSKGYYVSLLAEARGHLAVPTINNLVDLGEKKLVKIVSEEFEEEIQKSLKNIKSQEFTLSIYFGQNVAQKYKALSTLIFRHFQIPFLRVVFKHSTKWNIKSIKAISISEIPKEHLESMYYFASQYFSKKRYDTPKANKAEYDLAILVQPNDPAPPSNAKAIKKFTDLAEKMNFYVEVLTPKDFYRLSSFDALFIRQSTEVNNEAYAFARKALQDGLAIIDYPDSILKCCNKVFMAEALQKNGIPTPKTVIVHKDNKHEVLKITGLPCVLKSPDSTFSFGVKKAKNEDEFESLMTEMLKTSDLVIAQEFTFSEYDWRIGILDDKPFYACRYFMAKGHWQIYNWSADKKDDQDGNADCFAIEDVPEKVMKAALKSAKIMGKGLYGIDIKEVEGKALVIEINDNPNIDFGVEDGLYGDLVYNTILTSLKDRLNSKQEL, encoded by the coding sequence ATGAATAAATTAATAGTGGTGAGCCAACCCGAAAAATGGCCTATTTCAACAGAACATACGTCCATTATTACTTCTCAAGATTATTTAACAAAGCCAGAGTATGCAAATTTAAAAAACGCGAGAGTTTTTAATCTTAGTGATCAATATAGCTATCAATCTAAAGGCTATTACGTCTCCTTACTAGCAGAAGCTCGCGGCCATCTGGCGGTACCTACTATTAATAATCTCGTAGATTTAGGAGAGAAAAAGCTCGTCAAAATTGTTTCAGAAGAATTTGAAGAAGAGATTCAGAAAAGTCTAAAAAACATCAAGTCACAAGAATTTACGCTCAGTATTTATTTTGGTCAAAATGTAGCTCAAAAGTATAAGGCTTTGAGTACTCTTATTTTTAGGCATTTTCAGATTCCGTTTTTAAGAGTAGTTTTCAAACATTCAACCAAATGGAATATAAAGTCTATCAAGGCAATTTCAATTTCAGAAATTCCAAAAGAGCACTTGGAAAGCATGTATTATTTTGCTTCTCAGTATTTTTCCAAAAAAAGATACGATACACCAAAAGCCAATAAGGCAGAATATGATTTAGCAATTTTGGTCCAGCCCAACGATCCTGCTCCACCAAGTAATGCAAAAGCTATTAAGAAATTCACAGACTTGGCAGAAAAAATGAACTTTTACGTGGAAGTCTTAACTCCAAAGGATTTCTACAGACTTTCTTCTTTTGATGCTCTTTTTATTAGACAAAGCACAGAGGTGAATAACGAAGCTTATGCTTTTGCTAGAAAAGCTTTACAAGATGGTTTAGCTATCATTGATTATCCGGATTCAATTTTAAAGTGCTGCAACAAAGTATTTATGGCGGAAGCGCTTCAAAAGAATGGAATTCCAACGCCTAAAACAGTCATCGTTCATAAAGACAATAAGCACGAAGTTCTTAAAATAACAGGCTTGCCTTGTGTTTTGAAATCACCGGACTCTACTTTTTCTTTTGGAGTAAAAAAGGCAAAAAATGAGGACGAGTTTGAAAGTTTGATGACAGAGATGCTGAAAACTTCAGACTTGGTTATTGCACAAGAATTTACCTTTTCAGAATATGACTGGAGAATTGGCATTTTAGATGATAAGCCTTTTTATGCTTGTCGCTATTTTATGGCGAAAGGACACTGGCAAATTTACAATTGGTCTGCCGATAAAAAGGATGATCAAGATGGAAATGCAGACTGTTTTGCCATTGAAGACGTTCCAGAAAAAGTAATGAAAGCTGCTCTAAAATCAGCTAAAATAATGGGCAAAGGTCTTTATGGAATAGATATAAAAGAAGTCGAAGGAAAGGCTTTAGTTATAGAAATAAACGACAATCCCAATATAGATTTTGGAGTGGAAGATGGCCTTTATGGAGATCTTGTTTACAATACAATTCTTACATCTCTAAAAGACCGTCTTAATTCAAAGCAGGAGTTATGA
- a CDS encoding glutamate-cysteine ligase family protein — protein sequence MKYHLFEVFGIELEYMLVDSSTGRIKPAVDELMKLKTGQLVSDVDNGAIEWSNELAAHVIELKTNGPTKDLNQLDLEFHKNILEINKLLKLKEMVLWPTASHPLMNPDLEMKLWEHSYSDVYALYNRIFDCKGHGWSNVQSMHINLPFYDDLEFEKLHAAVRLILPILPALSASSPILDRKNTGFKDARMNMYLTNQQQIPEMTGKVIPEQVFTQHDYQIKIFDPINTAIAPYDKENILEHHFLNSRGAIARFDRNAIEIRVLDLQECPLADISISCFIVEVLKELVDEVHSSLIDQKSWHENDLFDILETTICQAEGATVINEKYLKVLGINSESMRVSSIWTHLFERVSHRMDKRHQDAIGLILTNGSLSTRILEAIQDDYSEANILRVYKHLENCLSTNQLFQS from the coding sequence ATGAAATACCATCTTTTTGAAGTCTTCGGGATAGAACTAGAATACATGCTTGTAGATAGCTCTACTGGAAGAATTAAACCTGCAGTAGATGAATTGATGAAGCTTAAAACAGGTCAATTGGTGTCTGATGTGGATAATGGAGCTATAGAATGGAGTAACGAATTGGCGGCCCATGTCATTGAACTAAAGACCAATGGACCGACCAAAGATTTGAATCAACTAGATCTCGAGTTCCATAAAAACATCCTTGAGATCAATAAGTTATTGAAACTAAAAGAGATGGTGCTATGGCCAACGGCTTCTCATCCTTTGATGAATCCAGATTTGGAAATGAAGCTCTGGGAGCATTCTTACAGCGACGTATATGCGCTTTATAACAGAATTTTTGATTGCAAAGGTCATGGCTGGTCCAATGTGCAAAGTATGCACATCAACCTCCCTTTTTATGATGATTTGGAATTCGAAAAACTGCATGCCGCAGTAAGACTTATCCTTCCCATTCTTCCAGCTTTAAGCGCAAGTTCTCCGATTTTAGATAGAAAGAATACCGGTTTTAAAGATGCAAGGATGAATATGTATCTGACCAATCAACAACAAATCCCTGAAATGACAGGTAAAGTTATCCCTGAGCAAGTATTTACTCAGCACGATTATCAAATTAAGATTTTCGACCCTATCAATACTGCTATAGCACCTTACGATAAAGAAAATATCTTGGAGCATCATTTTTTAAATTCCAGGGGAGCCATTGCTAGATTTGATAGGAATGCCATCGAAATTCGGGTCTTAGATTTACAGGAATGTCCGTTGGCAGATATTTCTATCAGCTGTTTTATTGTAGAGGTTTTAAAGGAGTTAGTCGATGAAGTACATTCTAGTCTTATTGACCAAAAGTCGTGGCATGAAAATGACTTGTTTGACATTTTAGAAACCACCATATGTCAAGCTGAAGGAGCTACAGTAATCAATGAAAAATACTTAAAGGTACTTGGCATTAATTCGGAGTCTATGCGAGTTAGTTCTATTTGGACTCATTTGTTTGAAAGAGTGAGTCACCGAATGGACAAGCGACACCAAGACGCTATTGGTCTTATTCTTACAAACGGGAGTTTGTCAACGAGAATTTTAGAAGCTATACAAGATGATTATTCTGAGGCCAATATTCTGCGGGTCTATAAACATCTCGAAAATTGTTTATCTACCAATCAACTTTTTCAATCTTGA